The following proteins are encoded in a genomic region of Neoarius graeffei isolate fNeoGra1 chromosome 6, fNeoGra1.pri, whole genome shotgun sequence:
- the LOC132888340 gene encoding uncharacterized protein LOC132888340 has product LNSNSYCSSSSSSPLTLTPSSSTRTPSSSNLPPSSSTLTLSPSNLTPSPSNMTPSSSTLAPSPSNLTLSPSNRTPSSSTLTPSSSTRTPSSSTRTPSSSTRTPSSSSRTPSSSILPPSSSTLTQSSSTLTQSSSTLTPSPSNLTLSPSNRTPSSSTLTPSSSTRTPSSSTRTPSSSTWTPSSSSQTPSSSNLPPSSSTLTQSSSTLTQSSSTLTPSPSNLTLSPSNRTPSSSTRTPSSSTRTPSSSTRTPSSSSQTPLSSNLPPSSSTLTPSPSNLTLSPSNRTPSSSTLTPSSSTRTPSSSTWTPSSSTRTPSSSTRTPSSSTRTPSSSNLTPSSSTLTPSPSNLTPSPSNMTPSSSNLNVMPILGFQLFL; this is encoded by the coding sequence CTTAACTCGAACTCTTActgctcctcttcttcttcttcaccccTTACTCTGACTCCATCCTCCTCAACTCGGACTCCATCGTCCTCAAATCTGCCTCCATCATCCTCAACTCTGACTCTGTCACCCTCAAATCTCACTCCTTCACCTTCAAATATGACTCCATCCTCCTCAACTCTGGCTCCATCACCCTCAAATCTCACTCTGTCACCTTCAAATAGGACTCCAtcctcttcaactctgactccatCCTCCTCAACTCGGACTCCATCCTCCTCAACTCGGACTCCATCCTCTTCAACTCGGACTCCATCCTCCTCAAGTCGGACTCCATCGTCCTCAATTCTGCCTCCATCATCCTCAACTCTGACTCAATCATCCTCAACTCTGACTCAATCATCCTCAACTCTGACTCCATCACCCTCAAATCTCACTCTGTCACCTTCAAATAGGACTCCAtcctcttcaactctgactccatCCTCCTCAACTCGGACTCCATCCTCTTCAACTCGGACTCCATCCTCTTCAACTTGGACTCCATCCTCCTCAAGTCAGACTCCATCGTCCTCAAATCTGCCTCCATCATCCTCAACTCTGACTCAATCATCCTCAACTCTGACTCAATCATCCTCAACTCTGACTCCATCACCCTCAAATCTCACTCTGTCACCTTCAAATAGGACTCCATCCTCTTCAACTCGGACTCCATCCTCCTCAACTCGGACTCCATCCTCTTCAACTCGGACTCCATCCTCCTCAAGTCAGACTCCATTGTCCTCAAATCTGCCTCCATCATCCTCAACTCTGACTCCATCACCCTCAAATCTCACTCTGTCACCTTCAAATAGGACTCCAtcctcttcaactctgactccatCCTCCTCAACTCGGACTCCATCCTCCTCAACTTGGACTCCATCCTCCTCAACTCGGACTCCATCATCCTCAACTCGGACTCCATCATCCTCAACTCGGACTCCATCATCCTCAAATCTGACTCCATCATCCTCAACTCTGACTCCATCACCCTCAAATCTCACTCCGTCACCTTCAAATATGACTCCATCCTCCTCAAATCTGAATGTGATGCCAATATTGGGATTTCAGTTATTTCTTTGA